AAccatgggcctcagtttctttatctgttaaaTGAGCTAGAAGTTCCTGCTAGGGAATGGAGAAGAGAGTGTGCAGATGTGATGCACTGGTGATAGCTAAGGGCCTTCTGGTTGTCCCTCTGCTTCTAAATACCTGCGTAATTGTGTCTCTTGGTTTCTGACGCCATCATGGCTAAGTGCACAGTGGTGGAGCTTCTCTGGCCCTGGTGGAATTGAAAGGACTTATGTAGATAGAATTCAGCCTTCAAAGCTGATTCTGATCTCTGAACTGTCCTTGGGCTGCAACTATAGCTACCTCATCTGGTCAAGGCTGACCTCTCCCCTCCAGGTCAATGTAGAGGGAAGGCTGTGGCCAGGGGTCACACAGCAAGCCTGTGCAGGTTACTCAGCTGCTCAAATGCCTCTGATCAGGAGCTCATGAGCAAGAGAAGAGCTTGCTCCATCCTGGTCAGGACCAGCTGAGGGCTTGGAAAACCCCCAGGCCCAGCAAGGGCATCTGCTTCCATGGGCTGACCTGCATCAGGGTCTTTCTGTCCTCAGGCTTTGGGCTTCAGACAGCTCAAGTGCTCATTGATAAACATACACCAGCATAATGGTGACCTGTGTCTACACTGACAAAAGGGAGTAGAGAACTGAAAGAATGAGCAAGATAATGCAGTGATAGATGGAAAGACCAACTAAAACTCAGAGAAGTAACATGGGTATTTCTCCTTCACCCTCTAAATGGCTTCATTCTGCAACAGCAGGCCCTATGTAGGGAAGCCTCTCCATAGGGAACAGAAAGTTCCAACTACCTGGCTGTCTGTCGATCTCTGCTTTGTAGCCTGTTTGCtctgcacacatgtacacagagGCGTGTGGCGACAGCCATGCCCCTGGGGAAAGAACACAGGGCAAGTGGAAAGAGCAGCCCTGGTCTAGACCATGTCTTCTGGACCTGTGCTGTGTCTGCACTTAGGGGCTGCAAGCCCGTAGAGCTCTGCCGGTCCCTGCCACTTTGCAGAAGGAGGTCGCTGAGGCCCTGAGATAGGGGCGATTCCAAGGTCAGGCAGTAAGTCCGAGCAGGTCGGGGGCCTTGGAgcaagcagaactgaaggagcaAAGCTTGCCCCCTCCACTGCACCTCCTGGGATCTCTTCCCCCTCCAAGCACCATTGGGAGCAAGGTGCGTGTTAGGAGAAGAAGGAGGGCTGTGCCCAAAGGCACAAAGCAATTACGGTAGAATCCCAGGCATGTGCGCAGGTGAGTCGGCGAGCAACTTTGGGGCGAGGGGGGGACTTTCTGGCACACCTCCCATCACGCTCTGAGGGGGCGACTAGCAGGTGGGTCCCTTTCTTTCACCTCCTCCACGACTTCAAGGGAGTGAGTGAATTGGTAAATCTTGGTCCCCAGGAAGCTCTGAGGCcaggaaacagaaagagaaagaaagagatagaaacaCCCCCAAATGAGGCTTGACCATGCAGGTCTGGCAGGTCTTGGGGAAGTGACTTTGGCCAGCTTGTCAGAGTGTCTACAGTATGGATTTCACCCATCCCCTCCCTCCGCCCGCCccgtccctgcccctgcccctgccccctacGTGGATGCCCGGGCCAGATCCCTTCTATTTGGGTTTCATCTCCACCCTGGAGTTGATGTCGTCGGCATCCAGGTCGTACTCCTCCACCTGGCCGCTGGTCCACACCTTCACGCGGTCTGTGAAGTCACTGCTGCGTGGGGCCAGGATGAAGTCGTAGATGAGTACAGCCAGGGCTCCCCCGATGAATGGCCCCACCCAGAAAATCTAAGAACAGAGCAGGTGTGTTCAGAGGGCTCCACTCCAAAGCCCCTGGGAAGTGTTCCCTGGGTTACCCCCCAGCCCACCACCCCGTTGGACAGGTTTTCTCCCACCTGGGATGGAGGCAGGTAGGAGAGCCAAATCCTAACATCCTGATTCCAGTGCCCCTCAGAACTGGCCCAGGCCAGAGTACGTGGTAGGGGCACCTCCTTGCCTCTGCGTGGCCCAGCTCAGGTATGGGCAGTAGCAGCCCCTTCTTGAGGAAGGCCACTGCCCCCACACTCCCAGCTTTGGAAGGGCCCCAGAGACCATTGTCTAATGCAAAGCTGGCCTAGCACATCCACATCCACAACCATAAGAGCTAAAATCCACTGAGCGCCTCCTCTGTGTTGAGCTCAGTTTACAGATAGGGAGTGAGCCCTTTCCTCTTCTCAGCCACCCTGAGAGGTGGGCACCACCATATCCCCCTCCGCAGctcaggaaaccaaggctcaagcaTACTGTGCAAGGTCATGCTGAACCCGAAAGTGGCTGAGCCAGGATTTGGAGCCCCACTTTCAAACACGCAGCTGGGATGACCTGGAGGCCAGGCAGCATGGGGCAGGGCCGAGCTGGGAGGGCAGAGACTAGGCCTGAAACTGCTCGCAGTGTGACTCCACCCTGCCTCTACATggtaggcctcagtttcctgatttcCTGTCCTCTGGCTGTCTCCCAGAGCCTCCAGGACAGGAAGGGACACTGTGAGGGTAGGGTCAGGCTTACCATGGGACACCAAagcttcccaccccaccccccatggGTCTCCTACCCAGTGGTTGCTGAAGTTGTGTGTGATCACCGCGGAGCCGAAGGACCGAGCAGGGTTAATCCCACAGCCAGTGTAGTCAATCtgtgagggaaagagacagagggaggggtgAAGGCAGAGAGTTACAGGTGAAGAGAGagtaagaggagggagagggtggagggagaaagagaacaaTCAGGGTGGGGGACAATGAGACCCAGGGAAAGAGGAGTGCTGACCCCAAGCTGGGCAGGAGATCCCTGTGCTCCTCTCCAGGGCCggaccctgcccccagcccccagtgCTGACCCGCCATCCTCCACCCAATGGCAAGAGCCCTGTCGGGAGTCCCACTGGCTGCCCATGGCAGGGCACCCCACCAGCCCccgccctcccttcccccacctccatctGGGAGGGCCCCTGACTCACAGCCAGGAGGTGTCCAAGGGCTACAGAGAGGCCGATAGCAAGGGGGGCTGAGCCACCAAGGTCGCGGCGCCTCCGGTCGGTAGTAGCCAGCACGCATAGCACCAGCTGGAGGGTCCCGATGATCTCGATGCCCAGGCCCTGGCCTGAGTTCACGCCATCAGCCAGCTGCAGGGGAGAGAGGTGGTGAGGACTGGTGAGGAGGGTAGGCAGGGACTGTGTCCCAGGACCCCAAGGATACCCAGGCCTCCCAGGCCCAGGCATGAAGGGCACACCCTCAGATGGGCCTTCAGAGCCCATCACAGGGTCCTGGGCAAGCATACACAGCAGGTAGTGGAAATCAGGCCTTGAACCCACCCACTGCTGTTGATGAAACTCCAGCCCAGCCCCTAATACCTGCCTAGACCCAGGCCCCACTCTGCCTAGAAGCTGGAGAGGCCTGGGGTGAGCTGAGGCCTTTGCATCCAGCTGTATCCAGGCCAGGGTATTCTGGGGTACCAAGGCCAGAGGAAAGGGGCGAGCCCCAGGCATGAAGGTGATGGTCAGGAGCACTCCTAGGAGAAGAGGTGCAAAAAGGTGGGAAGGCCCAGCAGGGGACATGGCTTCATACCCAAAAGTCCAGAACATTCCACCCCATGCCCGACTGCATCTAAATTCCAGGGCTGAGGAGGCCTTCAGTGAGGTCCTGGCTCCCTCCACCCCTCTTTCTCCTCTGTGCCTGCCTCCCTTATTGtctccaccctctctctctccttctccaccCCTGTCTCTTTCCTTGGTCCAAGGCCTGTCTCCCATTGCTTCTGGCCCTGCCCTCcctgtctctccttctctcttcttcctcccactGCTGgccccagcctcaccctccctctGCCTGGCCAGATAGGCCCCGCCACCACCGTCTGGCTGCCACTTACTTCTGGGCCACTTTTAGAAACATGACTCATGGAAAGAGAAGGGAATGGGAGCTGCCGTGAGGTCATGAAAGCCCTCCCCATGCAGCTGCCCCCGGAGGACCCCTCCCCAGGAAGCCCCAGCACCTTCCACTATGCTTTGTGGCCATCCCAGGGGCTAAGTGCACTCACACAGGGGAGCGGGACCACATCAGCAAAGGCTCACTTGCAAAGATGCCCAGATGAGGCCACTTAGGCTGCCTTCTCCCAGGCAGGGCTGGTGCACCCAAACACTTCCCAGCTGGGAGACTCACTACCCAGCTCCCATCCTCAGGATATGGGAGTGTCTCCAAGGCCATAGAGAATTTTGCAAAATCCAAGGTAGGGGGGCACACCTTGGAGGTTTTCCCAGCCCCACCCTGAGGCCATCCTACAAGAACAATTCTCTTCCCGCCTTTGTCTGCAGCCCTGGGTTACAGGGAATGACTCACATCCCCTCCCCTGCCTTGCAGCCCCAGCTTTGGGCCTTTCCTGGCGGACCCCAGGGCTATATCCCTTAGGTCCGCCAGCCCTCTGGCCAATGCCCAGTTCCCTTTCTGTCCCAAGGTTGGGCCAAAGAGGCAGAAGCCCTGTGTTCAGGTTCTGACTCTTCTACTTTCTGGCAGTATAAGCATGGCTTATCCCCTCTGGTCTTCAGtcttcccatctgcaaaatggatcTCATTGTCCATGCCTgctctccagagcagctgggaggtTCAAAGGCCAAAGGGGCTGTCTCAGGGCATTTGGAAAGAGTTGTCGATGCAGGAGGGATGGGGCAGTGGTAGTGACTCTTGTTTTGGTTCTTCTCATCGTGTGTGCAGGATCTGGGGACAGGCAGAAGGAGTGACGGCAGGTGGAGCTGCTGGCAGAAGCCTGCCCAGAGTTAGGACAGGCTGAATGGGGTTGAGGCTGGTGAGGTCAGCCCGGCTAGTCCTGATGCCCACCCACACTTGCACCTGTGAGGCCCCTGTCCCTCTGTATCTCAGCCCTCAGGAAGTTCACAGCTCCTTGTATTCCTCTCTCTTCTGATCTCCAGGGTTGGCCTAATTGCTAGCTGGCAGAAGTCCTGAAACCAGcccttccctgatgattaatggaGTCATCGCTCTAAGTGGCTCCCACCTTGGAGAACCCTCCCAGCCCCATCCCTCACAGATGTGACCAGAAGGAGCTCATCTCCTCTAGTTCTTAACCAGGTGCAAGAGCCCCAGCCCCTACCCAAAGACAACATGCTTTTCATGCAAAGTGGGCAGAGCAGAGGGTGACTGTTCCAGGCCCTGTACTCTGAATCCTTGGGAAGGGGAGGGGTCAGCCACCTGCCCTGGGAATTCTGGAATGTGCCTTCCTGACTGCTGAGAACCACATGGGCTGACAGCCTTCCTCTCCAAtacccactaccaccaccaccaggaAGGCTCCCCTGATTGCTTCAACATCTACTGACAACCTTCCTTCAACTATCTAATACACTTGCATTATTTACATCTGGAAACACTTGATGATTCAGAATTGAAAGGGGCACTCAAAGGCCTGTTGAAACTCAATGTCCAGGAAAGAGCAGGTAAAATACTTCAAAATGTACGTTACTGTTCACAACCCATTAAATTTGAAAACTTGCTTAAACAAGGACAGTTCCCGTTGTAGtcacttgttttatatatatacatgcatatatatgtgtgtgtatatatatatacacacacatatatatatgtgtgtgtagatatatatgtatgtgtgtgtgtatatatatatatatatatatttgcacatCCCCAGGTAGTTTTGTCTGGCCCAGGTCTtattaaggcaaaaaaaaaaagaatcagaacaATTCTCAATTCTCAATTGTCTTCTCGCTTTTGTCTGCAGCCCTGGGTTTTGTGAATGCAAGTATTACCGAAAGAATAATCCACACATTTCTTCTGAAGCGTCAGAAGGATACAAGCTCTCCATTTTGTACTAAGCCCTTGTGAGCCCACTACTCAAGGCCCAGTTCAGACCCCACCAGCTCCTAGAAGCCTTCCCAGATCCCTGGCTGGAATTAACTTCTGCTCCCACCCACCATGCCCTCACTGAATTCTCTGTGCATCTTGTAGGAAATCAATCTTCCTGAGGCCTAAGTGGGTGCATCTCCTCCTGGCCTGGGAGCTCGGTGAGGACAGAATGGGGGACCTCTGCCATTTCTCTGCCCACACCTCTGAGGGGAGGCTTACTGTGTGCTGATAGAAGTGGCAGAGAATGCTAATTTTCTAGAACTCCCACCCTTGCTAggggcagcctggctccagagaTGCTTTCCCGACCCAGGGCTGTCTTCTTCACTTTCTAGCTGGGAAACAATGGGCCAATCATTAGCCTCTGGGAGCCCTGGAGGGCAGCCTGTGCAATGGCTCAGTGAGATGATGatgtggaggctgaggcccagggaggatgCAGCAAAGCCAGGATCCTTGCCCCATAGTCTGTGCCACCCTACACTCACAGGTCAATGGGCTGGCCACTCCTAGGCCCAGTCAAGGGACCTGGCTATTCCCAGCTTGGACTTGGGAGCTGGCAGAAGGTGGTTCTGTGGCTGCCAGTGTGACCTGGCTCTAGGGCAGCCCAGGAATGATCTCTCCAGGCAATGTACTCTAAGCCCTCCCTGCTACCCATAGACAGGCCATCCAGGGTGGCTTCCAAGGCATGGGGCCCCTGGCTTGGCCTGGGCACCCTGGTGCCCCAGCCTTGGGGAAGAGCAGGCTCCAGAGCCAGGCCTGACTGAGGTTCTGAGCATTCGTTCTCAAGGGACAGGAGACATCAAGGCCTGCCCTGCCCACCCCAATGCCTCTAGGACTCAGCACTAGGCAGTGAAGGGACCTATGTGGGCCCCAGAGTGTCACTCCTCCATGGGTGCTCACACGTGGACATGGGGGTATTCCTggttgtgtgtgtctctgtgtgtctttgtAGATAAGTGTCTGCTGCGTCTGTGATGACCACATGTGTCCAGGGctgactctctctttctcttttttgttagaTTGTAAGTGGTTTATTAcacaataattacattttaaaaatctataaaagaactggccgggcgcggtggctcacacctgtaatcccagcactctgagaggccgaggagggcggatcacaaggtcaggagatcgagaccatcctggctaacacggttaaaccccgtctctacaaaaatacaaaaacaaaattagccgggcgtggtggcctgtggtcccagctactcgagaggctgtggtgggagaatggcgtaaacccaggaggcggagcttgcagtgagcagagatagtgccacttcactccagcctgggcgacagagtgggactccgtctcaaaaaaaaaaaaaaaaaaattctataaaagaactacaaaaatcCCCCACTTGTATGCACCAAACAACATAGCCTAAAAACAAATGAGGGGAAAATTGACAGAATTACAAGGAGGACTGGATCACCCTACCACCAGagtgaaaaattttaagaatcttCTATTAGAAATGTATAGAATAAATGAAGCCGCCAAAAACTACCAATAACATGATCAGGGAGGGTTTGAACCCCATAATTAACAAGCTTGatttaagaaaatatgaaaaccCTGTATCCCTGAATTAGAGAATGCACACTTTTTCATCAACTGATGAGGTACTGACCaagtgcctcggcctccctgggAACAGCTATATCATACAGGCATCTCCGCAGGACATGAGGTCCTGGAGGCCGTGCTGTGTGTTTGCACTGGTATGTCTGATGACACTTCTGAGTGCCTCACTGTCTCCCTGTGTCACACCCACACAGCTGCCACTACCAGctagagagggaagagaagagaaaaaaatgagcccCCCATGTGAGAAAGCAGCAGGTCTCAACAAGCCCTTTATTTGCTCCCAGAAGCCATTTCATCTTCCTGACAAGAAACAATACACAAAGCAAtggcttcctccctccctccctccctccttcttttcctaACTCCAGGGCAGGGAGAGGAAAAGGCTCCATTGAGGAACCCCCGCCCAACCCTCCTTGGGTCCCAGAGTCTGAGTGGGACCACCCAGTCTTGAGAATGTGCTTTGTGTACCATGTGTGTGTGTCCCCCATGTGAgagcacatgtgtgtgcatgtttgtgtttgTGCCATGTGTGTACACTTTGGAGCAGCAGGAACAATCAAGGGCTAGGAGGCAGTGCCACCTTGACAAGTCTCCATGCCTCtgtgggcttcagtttccccatcagtaAAACGTAGGCCTTGGCCCAGATTCAAGCCCCAGGCAGTCTCCAAAAGTGCCTCCTGCCTCACATCGGGGTGGTCACTTTCCAGCCCCAGATCCAGAAACCTAAGCACAGGATCCCCCGCAGGCCATCAGAATTGCTGATCTCAGCGTAACACAAAGCCTATGTTGCAGAACCTGTCACCCACTCCACTGGATCCCCGCATAGATTGGCACCCCCAAAGCAGCCTCCCCACCACAAAGCGTCTACTTGCACACCCCTAATGGCAGGGAGCTTATTGACTTAGAGGCAGCCCCTTCTTCCTGTCAACAACAATATCAACAACAACCTTCTTTACACTGAGTAGAAATCTGCCTTTCAAGGGGCCCTGACAGAGAGATTGCAGGCACTGAAAGGAGCTGCTGAAAGGGCCGGGGGCATTTTCCAGCCTTTCCGGATATCTTTTAAGTTGGAGATTTCAGCCTCAGAGTCTGCCCACCCCACTGAACTGTAGCTCCTGGCTGAGTGAAGACAGCCCCTCATGATCCCCCTGGGCACCATTCCATGTGGGCAAGGAGCCCCTCTCGTCCCCAGGGGGAAGCCCTGACTGAGGGGATCCTGGCCACTTGCAGAGCCTCGCAGACAGCATTTtcctgccttcacctcctggtGTGAGGGCTCAGATCCCAGCCATTCAGGAGACTCCAGACTTGTTGGTGCTTCCAGAAGGTAAGGGCCATGGCCCCTGCTGGGTAGGGACCCTAGACTAAGTGGGGGCACCATCTGGAAttggcttgcagtgagctaatggCCACTTCACGCTGCTAGAAGGTTGCCTGGGGTGGAGAAGGGAAGGCAAGGTGTGACAGGAGGCTGTGGCCTGGGAGTGTTGAGCAGGGGTTGAGCCCCTCAGACAGGCATCCCAGGGGGCCGTGTCCCCTCTCAAAGCATGGCCCCTTCAGAGTTCCCAGGGCAAGTCCCAGTCAGGGCCAAGCATCAGGGTGGGCAACACTGGGACCGGCTGGGCTGTTCTGAGGGCCCTAAAGGGGAAGCAGCGTCAGGATTTTCCATGGTGAGGGAAGTCTCCACCACAAAGCTCCCGCCCCATCTCTGTGCCCTCCCCCTCATCTGGGGCTGGCGGAAACAGTAATTATATGTCCCAGATGTGGCATCAccacccagcccccagcccctccctgggcAGGATGGGCTGGGCAGGGACATGGAAACTCTGCTTTCCTTTCCCCAGCCCTCCCCTGAGCTCTGGAGGAGGCAGCAGCGACCCCGGGAGAACTGGTGGCATGAAGGGGCCTCTCACTCTATggctggggaaactgaagcccagaaaaaCGGGATAAAGGGGAGAGCTTAGGGCTTCAGTCAGGCCCCTGATGCTGCAGGCAGAAACACTTCTTGAGCAGTCAGGCCCGGAATTAGCAGGGCTGGGAGAAGACCCCAAAGAGGATAGCTTTGCCCTGTGCCTGAGCCCAGCGGGCTGAAATCACAGGCTCTGGGAATCCAGACCCCTTCCCCCGGATGCAGCCCCTGGCCCGAATCCTGAGCCCTCACCACCCTCCTCCCATGCACCCCCAGCCTGACCATACCCAACAACTCCCGCACCACGGCCCCCACCTCCTCCTAGCCTGTGCTCACACAGTccctctgccccttccctctGGAGTGTCTCCACACTCAGGCTCCTACGAAACCTCCTCCCTGATGCCTTCCTGGCCCTCCCACCCCTTAAGTTCAAAAGTTCCCGGGCCCGCCCTGACACCTCTTATCGCATCTGCCTCCTGCTTCATATCACAGGCAGCTGGGCACTGGCTTATCTTGACCTAGGGCTGTGGGCTTCTCTGGGGAGGGAGCCGGGCTAACCCAGCCCTGCATTGAGCACCCAGCAGTCCCTGGTCATGCTTGCAGGGAGCCGGCTGAGCAGACCAGAcagcagaagaatgaaaaaagCCAGCAAATGCCAGGAATCCTGAGTCCATCAGCATCTCCTACTTCTCAGAGCCCAGCCACACCCTGCTATGTCCCTATCTCATAGACAGGAACTAGGGCCACACAGGCCAGTCTGTTGTGTGATGCCACATGGTGTTAGTGGCTGAGCTAGGACAGGGACAGGCGAGAGTGTCCCCAAGCCTCAGAGCCTCTCACCCTTGGCCAAAATTGGTATTTGGCTCTTAGAACTAGCCGGGACCTTGCAGGCTGGATGGAGGCCCACGGTCTCTCTAGGGCGTATCCTGAGCCCTGACTCAGTCAGGAGAAAGTTGTCCCCAATATGTCCCGAAGGGACACCCCCTGACTCACCCCAACCACTTCCTGCCAcatctttctctgttttccttgGAAATCTCCATGCCAACCACTTGCCCCACCCAGGTTTTGGCCGGGGTGGGGCTCAGGGCCAGAGAGGCTGCAGGAGCCTACCCCAGGTCATGAAGGAGAGTGTGTCACCTGCTGCCCAGACTGTTCCCAGCTCCTCTTGAGGCATCCAGGCCACTCCTGATGTCCCTCCAGTTCCAGGGCCAGTGTCTGACGGGAGGCCTTAGGGGGGTACCTTCTCTATTTCTAGGCCCAGAGTTGAGGTCCTGAACCCCACCCTTCCATTGTTGGGACAGGACAGCCCCTGAGCCCCCACCATCATGCTTAGCGCCCTTATGTTCAGCACTGCCCCTGCTGGGCTGCTCTTAGCCAGCCTTTGTGGGATGGGTGATAAGCTCAAATCAATGAAGTGAGCTGGCTGTCTGGGTGTGGCTGTGAGGTCACAAGACCTAAGTCCCCTCTCGAGGGTCAGGGTCCGCAGCTCCAAAGAAGCTCAACAAGTTAGCAGCGGACAGGTCTTGAACCCAGGTGTCTGCCTCTCAGCCCAGCGCCAGCCCCCACACTAGGctgctcctctttctctcccattTGCAACACGCCCAGCCCAAGTATTGGGGTGACTATAAAAAATGAAGGTTAGGGAGGGAATGGGGCACAGGAGTCGGGTGTGGCCTCTGATCCAGATGGCATAGAAGGGGCCCaccctcccgcctctgcctcggATGCGCATACTAGAGGGTGAAGCCTTCGCCAGCAGGTGCagaggttctgccctgtgagatGGGAGGGAAGAGA
This DNA window, taken from Pongo pygmaeus isolate AG05252 chromosome 6, NHGRI_mPonPyg2-v2.0_pri, whole genome shotgun sequence, encodes the following:
- the AQP1 gene encoding aquaporin-1, with the protein product MASEFKKKLFWRAVVAEFLAMTLFVFISIGSALGFKYPVGNNQTAVQDNVKVSLAFGLSIATLAQSVGHISGAHLNPAVTLGLLLSCQISIFRALMYIIAQCVGAIVATAILSGITSSLPGNSLGRNDLADGVNSGQGLGIEIIGTLQLVLCVLATTDRRRRDLGGSAPLAIGLSVALGHLLAIDYTGCGINPARSFGSAVITHNFSNHWIFWVGPFIGGALAVLIYDFILAPRSSDFTDRVKVWTSGQVEEYDLDADDINSRVEMKPK